One window of the Triticum dicoccoides isolate Atlit2015 ecotype Zavitan chromosome 3B, WEW_v2.0, whole genome shotgun sequence genome contains the following:
- the LOC119279476 gene encoding V-type proton ATPase subunit C — protein MAFTVPDLCPDMLDSLLALSDDLVKSNIFIEGVSHKIRRQIEDLERAGGVEPGTLTVDGIPVDSYLTRFVWDEGKYPVNAPLKETVASIQSQVTKIEDDMKVRVAEYGNVKSQLGAINRKQTGSLAVRDLSNLIKPEDMVTSEHLVTLLSIVPKYSQKDWLSSYESLDTFVVPRSSKKLYEDNEYALYTVTLFAKVVDNFKVHAREKGFQIHDFEYSPEAQESRKQELEKLLQDQEVMRTSLLQWCYASYSECYS, from the exons atggcg TTCACCGTCCCGGATCTCTGCCCCGACATGCTCGACTCCCTGCTCGCCCTCAGCGACGACCTCGTCAAG tccaacatcttcatcgagggcgTCTCCCACAAGATCCGCCGGCAGATCGAGGACCTGGAGCGCGCCGGAGGGGTCGAGCCCGGCACCCTCACCGTCGATGGCATCCCCGTCGACAGCTACCTCACCAG GTTCGTGTGGGATGAGGGCAAGTACCCCGTCAACGCCCCGCTCAAGGAGACCGTCGCCAGCATCCAGTCCCAGGTCACCAAGATCGAGGACGACATGAAG GTTAGAGTTGCTGAATACGGTAATGTTAAGAGCCAGCTTGGCGCAATCAACAGGAAGCAAACTGGGAG TTTAGCAGTTCGTGACCTTTCCAACCTCATAAAGCCAGAGGATATGGTCACTTCGGAACATCTAGTGACACTCCTTTCTATTGTGCCAAAGTATTCCCAAAAAGACTGGTTATCAAGCTACGAGTCACTTGATACGTTTGTG GTTCCGAGATCATCAAAAAAGCTTTACGAGGACAATGAGTATGCTCTCTACACTGTAACATTATTTGCCAAGGTTGTTGACAACTTTAAGGTCCATGCTCGTGAGAAAGGTTTCCAG ATCCATGACTTTGAGTATAGTCCTGAAGCACAGGAGAGTCGGAAGCAAGAGCTAGAAAAACTGCTGCAAGACCAGGAAGTTATGAGGACCTCTCTATTGCAATGGTGCTATGCAAGCTACAGTGAG TGCTACTCCTAG